In Candidatus Omnitrophota bacterium, a single window of DNA contains:
- the eno gene encoding phosphopyruvate hydratase (catalyzes the formation of phosphoenolpyruvate from 2-phospho-D-glycerate in glycolysis): MKTSIKDVKAREILDSRGNPTVEVDVVLQDGSFGRAAVPSGASTGEHEAVELRDGDKS, translated from the coding sequence ATGAAAACCAGTATTAAGGATGTGAAAGCCAGAGAGATACTCGATTCGAGAGGGAACCCGACGGTCGAGGTGGATGTGGTACTGCAGGACGGTTCTTTCGGGAGGGCCGCTGTCCCGAGCGGAGCGTCGACCGGTGAGCACGAGGCTGTGGAGCTGCGCGACGGCGACAAGTCGC
- the purN gene encoding phosphoribosylglycinamide formyltransferase, with protein sequence MKIAVLCSGNGSNLQAIIDAVKKGYIPAEIALVVSDNKDAFALSRAKSAKIETLVLNPKDFKGREDFDKEIVRHLRKKGVGLVVLAGFMRLMSPYFIKEYKDRVMNIHPALLPSFKGTCGIKDALEYGVKVTGPTVHFVDDKLDHGAIILQKAVEVKDDDTEETLLERVHKEEHRIFPEAIKLFVEGRLKIEGRRVRIG encoded by the coding sequence ATGAAGATCGCGGTCCTGTGCTCGGGTAACGGATCGAACCTGCAGGCGATAATCGACGCCGTCAAGAAGGGCTATATACCCGCGGAGATCGCTCTGGTCGTGAGCGATAACAAGGACGCATTCGCCCTGTCGCGCGCCAAGAGCGCGAAGATCGAGACGCTCGTCCTTAACCCGAAAGATTTTAAGGGCCGCGAGGATTTCGACAAAGAGATAGTCCGGCATCTGAGGAAGAAGGGCGTGGGGCTCGTCGTGCTGGCGGGATTCATGAGGCTCATGAGCCCGTATTTCATAAAAGAATATAAAGACCGCGTCATGAATATACATCCGGCGCTCCTGCCGTCGTTCAAGGGGACGTGCGGCATAAAGGATGCGCTGGAATACGGCGTAAAGGTGACCGGGCCGACTGTCCATTTCGTGGACGACAAGCTCGACCACGGGGCGATAATACTCCAGAAGGCCGTCGAGGTGAAAGACGACGATACGGAAGAGACGCTTCTTGAGCGCGTCCATAAGGAAGAGCACAGGATATTCCCCGAAGCGATAAAGCTGTTTGTCGAGGGGAGACTGAAGATAGAGGGTAGGAGAGTTCGTATAGGTTGA
- a CDS encoding DUF5989 family protein yields MGKVGFLKELWEFLSTRKKWWLMPIIIILIILGLLIVLTEGSAVAPFVYTLF; encoded by the coding sequence ATGGGAAAGGTCGGGTTTCTTAAAGAGCTGTGGGAATTCCTGTCGACGCGCAAGAAATGGTGGCTCATGCCGATAATCATAATATTGATAATCCTCGGCCTCCTGATAGTATTAACCGAAGGAAGCGCTGTCGCGCCGTTCGTTTATACCTTGTTCTAA
- a CDS encoding SxtJ family membrane protein has protein sequence MFEEFMRIKSGRKELREFGLTIGIILVILGGVALWRGKGTYPYLFTAGALFIIPGFILPGILKPLQKAWMGFAIVLGFFMSRLVLTIVFYGVVTPIGLITRISGKDILDEKMDKSKASYWIARSGQARPKEYYEKQF, from the coding sequence ATGTTCGAAGAGTTTATGAGGATAAAGAGCGGGAGAAAAGAGCTGCGAGAGTTTGGCTTGACGATCGGGATAATTCTTGTTATCTTAGGAGGCGTCGCTCTCTGGCGCGGCAAAGGGACTTATCCGTACCTGTTTACGGCCGGAGCGCTCTTCATTATACCGGGGTTTATTCTGCCCGGCATATTGAAACCTCTCCAGAAGGCGTGGATGGGTTTCGCGATCGTGCTCGGTTTCTTCATGAGCAGGCTCGTCCTGACGATAGTCTTTTACGGGGTCGTTACGCCGATAGGCCTTATTACCAGGATATCCGGCAAAGACATCCTGGACGAGAAGATGGATAAGTCGAAGGCCTCTTACTGGATCGCGAGATCCGGCCAGGCGCGGCCGAAAGAATATTACGAAAAGCAGTTTTAA
- a CDS encoding carbamoyltransferase, whose amino-acid sequence MNILGISAFYHDSAAALVKDGEIIAAAQEERFTRKKHDSSFPKNAVQYCLKEGGIGIGDIDYVAFYEKPFIKFERILETYIAYAPSGISSFLKALPLWIKKKLWMKEMIREELGYSGPMIFPEHHEAHAASAFFPSPYREAAVLTMDGVGEWTTASFGTGVGNSLSLKAEIKFPHSLGLLYSAFTYYTGFKVNSGEYKVMGLAPYGRPVYYDLIMRELLDLKDDGSFKLNMKHFNYCAGLTMTSARFHKLFGGAPRKPESKITQREMDLARSIQDVTEEIMLRMARHVHKVTGKDYLTLGGGVALNCVGNGRILREGPFKGIWIQPASGDAGGALGAALFTWYQYLGNPRAADDRDDLQKGSFLGPVYDNDYIEKYLKEKGAPYVRLSDADVPKKIAELIGSEKVVGWMEGRMEFGPRALGGRSILGDARSARMQETMNLKIKFRESFRPFAPSILAEKAGEYFDIKSQSPYMLLVAPVKESKRLPVSAQSEKLFGLERLNVSRSSIPAVTHVDYSARVQTISRKHNPLFYDMIKAFDEKYGCPVVINTSFNVRGEPIVASPEDAYRCFMRTNMDYLVMGSFLLEKKDQKPLDKDADWLKEYELD is encoded by the coding sequence ATGAACATACTGGGTATCTCAGCGTTCTATCATGACTCCGCCGCGGCGCTCGTTAAAGACGGCGAGATCATAGCGGCCGCGCAGGAAGAGCGCTTCACAAGAAAGAAACACGATTCATCCTTCCCGAAGAACGCGGTCCAATACTGCCTGAAAGAAGGCGGGATAGGCATCGGCGACATAGATTACGTTGCGTTCTACGAAAAGCCTTTCATCAAATTCGAAAGGATCCTCGAGACATATATAGCGTACGCCCCGTCGGGTATAAGTTCGTTCCTGAAGGCCCTCCCGTTATGGATCAAGAAGAAACTCTGGATGAAGGAGATGATACGCGAGGAGCTGGGCTACTCGGGGCCTATGATATTCCCCGAGCACCACGAGGCCCACGCTGCGAGCGCGTTCTTCCCGTCGCCGTACCGCGAAGCGGCGGTGCTCACCATGGACGGCGTCGGCGAGTGGACGACGGCGAGCTTCGGGACGGGCGTCGGCAATTCGCTCTCGTTAAAGGCGGAGATAAAGTTTCCCCATTCCCTTGGGCTTCTCTATTCCGCGTTTACCTATTATACCGGCTTCAAGGTCAACTCCGGCGAATATAAGGTCATGGGGCTGGCACCCTACGGCAGGCCGGTCTACTACGATCTCATAATGAGGGAGCTCCTCGACCTGAAGGACGACGGTTCGTTCAAATTGAACATGAAGCATTTCAATTATTGCGCCGGGCTTACGATGACGAGCGCCAGGTTCCATAAACTTTTCGGCGGCGCGCCCAGGAAGCCGGAATCGAAGATAACGCAGAGGGAGATGGACCTCGCGCGTTCCATACAGGACGTCACCGAAGAGATAATGCTGAGGATGGCGCGGCACGTCCATAAGGTCACGGGCAAGGATTATCTGACGCTCGGCGGCGGCGTTGCCTTGAACTGCGTCGGGAACGGCAGGATCCTGCGCGAAGGGCCTTTCAAAGGCATATGGATACAGCCCGCCTCCGGGGACGCCGGAGGGGCGCTCGGCGCCGCGCTCTTCACATGGTACCAGTATCTGGGCAATCCCCGCGCGGCGGACGATAGGGACGATCTCCAGAAGGGCTCTTTCCTCGGGCCCGTTTACGATAACGATTATATCGAAAAATATCTAAAAGAAAAAGGGGCGCCCTACGTAAGGTTGAGCGACGCCGACGTGCCGAAAAAGATAGCGGAGTTGATAGGGAGTGAAAAGGTCGTCGGCTGGATGGAAGGCAGGATGGAGTTCGGCCCGAGGGCGCTGGGAGGGCGCAGCATACTGGGCGACGCGAGGAGTGCCAGGATGCAGGAGACGATGAACCTTAAGATAAAATTCAGGGAATCTTTCAGGCCGTTCGCGCCGTCGATCCTGGCCGAAAAGGCCGGCGAATATTTCGACATAAAGTCCCAGAGCCCTTATATGCTGCTCGTCGCGCCCGTTAAGGAGTCTAAGAGGCTCCCGGTCTCCGCCCAGAGCGAGAAGCTCTTCGGGCTCGAGCGCCTTAATGTAAGCCGCAGCTCAATACCCGCCGTGACGCACGTCGACTATTCGGCTCGCGTGCAGACGATAAGCCGCAAGCATAACCCTTTGTTTTACGACATGATAAAGGCGTTCGACGAAAAATACGGATGCCCGGTTGTCATAAATACCTCTTTTAACGTAAGGGGAGAGCCGATCGTGGCAAGTCCGGAGGACGCGTACCGCTGTTTCATGAGGACGAATATGGATTACCTGGTTATGGGCAGCTTCCTTCTCGAAAAGAAGGACCAGAAGCCGCTCGATAAGGACGCGGACTGGCTGAAAGAATACGAATTGGATTGA
- the trxA gene encoding thioredoxin has protein sequence MVEVTSENFDKEVMKSDKPVLVDFWAPWCMPCKIIAPSVEKLAQEFDGKVKIMKSNVDESPEIATELSVLNIPTLILFKDGAEVSRMIGVNSKEAIEAKIRSVIG, from the coding sequence ATGGTAGAAGTAACGAGTGAGAATTTTGATAAAGAGGTGATGAAGTCGGACAAGCCGGTGCTTGTCGATTTCTGGGCTCCGTGGTGCATGCCGTGCAAGATAATCGCGCCCTCCGTGGAAAAACTGGCCCAGGAATTCGACGGCAAGGTGAAGATCATGAAATCGAACGTCGATGAGAGCCCTGAGATAGCCACGGAGCTCTCGGTCCTGAATATACCGACGCTTATCCTGTTCAAGGACGGCGCCGAGGTATCGAGAATGATCGGAGTCAATTCCAAAGAGGCCATAGAGGCCAAGATCAGGTCGGTGATCGGCTGA
- a CDS encoding SLC13 family permease yields the protein MKNAVYYVIGVALTVFASSFLGMSAKQLEAVAGFSSIFYGAIFFWRYRLAFAFLGLGVLLAAGLLDVPHVIEFAGIDIILFLIGMMVIVGFLEEKQFFEHLVDKMISLVGMNGKALLILLMVVSSVAAALVDEVTSVLFMAAAMLSITSRYKLNPIPFIIMIVFATNVGSSATVVGNPIGVIIAMRSGLGFMDFLRWAAPISFVIMIATIALLFLYYKKPIDELHRAMEAHKKGETKLDFIKGPMPKGAVFSGLLFAAVVAGLVLHSQVEHFLGLEKNTMLLGTALIGAAVVLAIAKNDARHIVDKRVDWWTLAFFLCLFASVGTLKYQGITEIIAKRIIGFAGSDLPLLVGICTWTSGILTSVMDNVLAVSTFIPIIGDIGAMGIPTFPLWWAILFGGTILGNLTIIGSTANIVAVGVMEKRHTVQVTFLEWLKVGAVVAIPTLLIAHLLILAQLKWMV from the coding sequence ATGAAGAACGCTGTCTATTATGTGATCGGTGTGGCGCTTACGGTATTCGCCTCCTCGTTCCTGGGGATGTCGGCGAAGCAGCTGGAGGCCGTGGCCGGCTTCTCCTCCATATTCTACGGCGCCATCTTCTTCTGGCGTTACAGGCTCGCATTCGCCTTCCTAGGCTTGGGTGTACTTCTCGCGGCGGGGCTCCTGGACGTCCCCCACGTCATCGAGTTCGCCGGCATCGACATCATACTCTTCCTCATAGGCATGATGGTAATAGTCGGGTTCCTCGAAGAGAAGCAGTTCTTCGAGCACCTCGTCGATAAGATGATCTCGCTCGTCGGAATGAACGGCAAGGCCCTGTTGATACTGCTCATGGTGGTATCGAGCGTTGCGGCAGCTCTTGTAGACGAGGTCACCTCCGTCCTTTTCATGGCCGCAGCGATGCTCAGCATAACTTCAAGATATAAATTAAACCCCATACCGTTCATAATAATGATAGTATTCGCCACTAACGTAGGATCGAGCGCGACGGTCGTGGGTAACCCTATAGGAGTCATAATAGCGATGCGAAGCGGCCTGGGATTCATGGACTTCCTCAGGTGGGCGGCGCCGATATCGTTCGTCATAATGATAGCCACTATCGCCCTGCTGTTTTTGTATTATAAAAAACCCATCGATGAATTACATAGGGCGATGGAGGCCCATAAGAAAGGTGAAACGAAACTGGATTTCATCAAAGGGCCGATGCCGAAAGGCGCGGTATTCTCCGGGCTGTTATTTGCGGCGGTCGTCGCGGGGCTCGTCCTCCATTCGCAGGTGGAACATTTCCTGGGACTGGAGAAGAATACGATGCTGCTCGGGACCGCGCTCATCGGAGCGGCCGTCGTCCTGGCGATCGCTAAGAACGACGCGCGCCATATAGTGGATAAGAGGGTCGACTGGTGGACGCTTGCCTTCTTCCTCTGCCTCTTCGCTTCCGTCGGCACGTTGAAGTATCAGGGCATCACCGAGATAATCGCCAAGCGCATAATAGGCTTTGCGGGCAGCGACCTCCCGCTTCTCGTCGGCATCTGCACGTGGACATCCGGGATCCTCACGTCGGTAATGGACAACGTGTTGGCCGTATCTACATTCATTCCGATCATCGGCGATATAGGCGCTATGGGAATACCTACGTTCCCTCTATGGTGGGCGATACTCTTCGGGGGCACGATCCTCGGCAACCTGACCATCATAGGCTCTACCGCGAATATAGTCGCGGTGGGCGTGATGGAAAAACGCCATACGGTCCAGGTGACTTTCCTGGAATGGCTGAAGGTCGGCGCCGTAGTGGCCATACCCACGCTATTGATCGCGCATCTATTGATACTTGCGCAATTGAAGTGGATGGTCTAA
- a CDS encoding VanZ family protein, whose amino-acid sequence MDSNKKKNTADLLLLIGYVAFIYLTLPVTPAFTNYLSAALGSNFALLAGALVILPVPAASAIFYRNIRDKGISFYLGLAAAISVYAVLLIYYTPIVVEKLHLLEYGILACLAMRYARGMRPQNKRHLFVAAAVVIVGYCDELIQKFIPNRVYDPRDVALNILGGFLAFVIMRMLDYDG is encoded by the coding sequence ATGGATAGTAATAAGAAGAAAAATACGGCCGATCTCCTGCTGTTGATAGGATATGTGGCGTTCATATATTTGACGCTGCCCGTAACCCCGGCGTTCACTAACTACCTGTCCGCGGCCCTGGGAAGTAATTTTGCTCTGCTCGCCGGCGCGCTGGTGATCCTGCCGGTCCCCGCCGCGTCGGCTATATTTTATAGAAATATCCGGGACAAGGGCATATCCTTTTATTTAGGCCTTGCCGCGGCGATATCGGTCTACGCCGTCCTTCTCATATATTATACGCCGATCGTCGTAGAGAAGCTCCACCTGCTCGAATACGGCATCCTGGCATGCCTGGCAATGCGCTACGCAAGAGGGATGCGGCCGCAGAATAAGAGACATCTCTTTGTTGCGGCGGCAGTGGTCATTGTGGGTTATTGCGACGAGTTGATCCAGAAGTTCATTCCTAACAGGGTTTACGACCCGAGGGACGTGGCCTTAAATATATTGGGCGGATTTCTGGCGTTTGTGATAATGAGGATGCTGGATTACGACGGTTAG
- a CDS encoding MFS transporter, whose protein sequence is MTRFRDVLSNKNFFFLWLGQVVSNFGDRLTQMALVALVYQSNPGSEMALAKLISFTIIPVFLIGPIAGAWVDRLDRRNIMIISDILRGVLVLSIPFFIYARQILLVYLVIFLVFSISRFFIPSKMAIIPEIVSKDKLLIANTLQDTTHLIGNVVGLVVAGIIVNIAFIGAIGGLYIDGATFFISAVFIGMMAGAKALAPSVKDDLIDTKKAIENSFRKSVLNEIREGLRIIVRYSNMRFVVSVFFLLMAGIGAVSCVIIVFVQDAFGSSTRDLGFLGMFLVGGLFLGTVLYGRFGQKISKRRIIYLSFIASGVFMALFAFFVSRFPNLLVAGMLAGLLGMAVSPMMSATNTLTHETIPEETRGRIFSSLEAVIHLAFLVFMFVAAFAAKYVDRSWILTSVGIVYSAGGIAGMLLGMRKRATSP, encoded by the coding sequence ATGACCCGTTTTCGCGATGTATTGTCGAATAAGAACTTCTTCTTCCTGTGGCTCGGCCAGGTCGTATCGAACTTCGGCGACCGCCTTACGCAGATGGCGCTTGTGGCGCTCGTCTACCAGAGTAATCCGGGCTCCGAGATGGCTCTCGCCAAACTGATATCCTTCACTATAATCCCCGTATTCCTTATAGGGCCGATCGCCGGCGCTTGGGTCGACAGGCTCGACCGCAGGAATATCATGATAATATCCGATATCCTGCGAGGCGTGCTCGTCCTGTCGATACCGTTCTTTATATACGCGCGCCAGATACTACTAGTCTATCTCGTGATATTTTTGGTATTTTCGATATCGCGTTTCTTCATACCGTCAAAGATGGCGATAATCCCGGAGATAGTGTCGAAGGACAAGCTACTCATCGCGAATACCCTGCAGGATACGACGCACTTGATAGGCAATGTGGTAGGGCTCGTCGTTGCCGGTATAATAGTCAATATAGCGTTCATCGGCGCGATAGGCGGCCTCTACATAGACGGAGCGACCTTCTTTATATCGGCGGTCTTCATAGGGATGATGGCCGGCGCCAAGGCACTGGCGCCGAGCGTAAAGGACGACCTGATAGATACAAAAAAGGCGATCGAGAACTCTTTCAGGAAATCCGTCCTGAACGAGATAAGGGAAGGCTTAAGGATAATCGTCCGCTACAGCAATATGCGGTTCGTCGTATCTGTCTTCTTCCTGCTCATGGCCGGGATCGGCGCTGTTTCATGCGTGATAATAGTATTTGTGCAAGACGCGTTCGGTTCTTCTACGAGAGACCTCGGCTTTCTGGGGATGTTCCTGGTGGGCGGACTATTCCTCGGCACGGTCCTTTACGGCAGGTTCGGCCAGAAGATATCGAAGCGGCGGATAATATATTTGAGTTTCATAGCGAGCGGCGTCTTCATGGCGCTCTTCGCTTTTTTTGTTTCGAGATTCCCGAATCTGCTTGTGGCGGGCATGCTTGCCGGATTATTGGGCATGGCTGTAAGCCCGATGATGAGCGCGACCAATACATTGACGCATGAGACAATACCCGAAGAGACGCGGGGGAGGATATTCAGTTCGCTGGAGGCTGTTATACACCTGGCATTCCTGGTATTTATGTTCGTGGCGGCATTCGCGGCAAAATACGTGGACAGGTCCTGGATACTGACATCGGTAGGAATTGTCTATTCCGCGGGAGGTATAGCAGGGATGTTGCTTGGGATGAGGAAGAGGGCTACTTCTCCTTAG
- a CDS encoding patatin-like phospholipase family protein, with product MTGKKISFLALALLVPFLSSGCATARHPVPPELLTKTQLKDGPGIRVMVGEHHTPLQENLMLSVKEESPKDFPVNRDGVKIYPILAISGGGANGAYGAGLLKGWTKEGSRPVFKVVTGVSTGAIIAPFAFLGKEYDDEIEKCYTGLSTKDVMARHFPLTGIFGNSLVSNAPLAKTIRKMMTGEILDKIAVEHRRGRRLFVGTANLDAQRFVIWDMGAIACRGDAELFSKVILASAAIPVVFPPSIFKVEADGKVYDEMHADGGTLTQVFTAYELLRGMSQAAKNFNIDPSKTKSKLYVIRNGYMSPVYMKVNDELVSLAARSFEIIIDAQGVGDVYKLYVFSKEGGNDFNLAFIPPDFENHSKEMFDPKEMRRLFDRGYEDAVGGYKWHKAPPGAEEPALK from the coding sequence ATGACAGGAAAAAAAATATCCTTCCTTGCGCTGGCTCTTCTCGTGCCTTTCCTCTCATCCGGGTGCGCGACGGCGCGCCATCCGGTGCCGCCCGAACTTCTTACAAAAACACAACTCAAAGACGGCCCCGGTATACGGGTAATGGTAGGCGAGCACCATACTCCGCTCCAGGAGAACCTGATGCTGTCGGTGAAAGAAGAGTCTCCCAAGGATTTCCCCGTTAACCGCGACGGCGTAAAGATCTACCCGATACTTGCCATTTCCGGCGGCGGCGCCAACGGAGCGTACGGCGCGGGATTATTGAAAGGCTGGACGAAGGAAGGGTCGCGGCCGGTATTTAAAGTAGTTACAGGCGTAAGCACCGGGGCCATCATAGCCCCGTTCGCGTTCCTGGGCAAAGAGTATGATGACGAGATCGAGAAGTGCTATACCGGCCTGTCCACTAAGGACGTCATGGCGCGCCACTTTCCGCTGACCGGCATATTCGGCAATTCCCTTGTGAGCAACGCCCCGCTCGCAAAGACGATCAGGAAGATGATGACCGGGGAGATCCTCGATAAGATAGCCGTAGAGCACAGGCGCGGCCGCAGGCTCTTCGTCGGCACCGCGAACCTCGACGCCCAGCGTTTCGTGATATGGGATATGGGTGCTATAGCGTGCAGGGGAGACGCCGAACTTTTCAGCAAGGTCATCCTCGCGTCGGCCGCCATACCGGTAGTATTCCCTCCGTCTATTTTTAAAGTCGAAGCGGACGGTAAAGTATATGATGAGATGCACGCCGACGGCGGAACGCTGACGCAGGTATTTACCGCTTATGAACTGCTGAGAGGTATGTCGCAAGCCGCGAAGAACTTTAATATCGATCCCTCAAAGACAAAGAGCAAACTTTATGTAATCCGTAACGGGTATATGTCACCGGTATATATGAAGGTGAACGACGAGCTGGTCTCTCTCGCCGCGCGCTCATTTGAAATAATAATAGACGCGCAGGGCGTAGGCGACGTTTACAAATTATACGTCTTCTCTAAAGAAGGGGGGAACGATTTTAATCTTGCCTTCATCCCGCCCGACTTCGAGAACCACTCCAAAGAGATGTTCGACCCGAAAGAGATGAGGCGTCTGTTTGACAGGGGGTATGAAGACGCTGTGGGCGGCTATAAATGGCACAAGGCTCCTCCGGGAGCGGAAGAGCCGGCGCTTAAATAA
- a CDS encoding ORF6N domain-containing protein: MKELIPQEIIENKIYLMRGHKVMLDRDLAKLYGVPAKRLNEQVKRNIMRFPDDFMFQLTQEEILIFQLGISGSRSQFATLKQGQNIKYPPYAFTEQGVAMLSSVLNSERAIQVNIAIMRAFVRLKAILSTHKELAHKLNELERKIEKHDEDISSIFEAIRQLMAPPPESPKRRIGFHNK, encoded by the coding sequence ATGAAAGAATTAATACCCCAGGAGATTATAGAAAATAAGATCTATCTTATGAGAGGGCACAAGGTTATGTTAGATAGGGATCTGGCTAAGCTTTATGGGGTGCCGGCTAAACGTTTAAATGAACAAGTTAAAAGAAATATAATGAGATTCCCGGATGATTTTATGTTTCAGCTGACACAAGAAGAAATTTTGATATTCCAGCTTGGAATATCAGGTTCAAGGTCGCAATTTGCGACCTTGAAACAAGGTCAAAATATTAAGTATCCACCTTATGCGTTTACTGAGCAGGGTGTAGCGATGTTGTCGAGCGTTCTTAATAGCGAGCGGGCTATTCAAGTTAACATAGCTATTATGCGCGCATTCGTAAGGTTAAAAGCTATACTCTCTACCCACAAAGAGCTTGCCCACAAGCTGAACGAGCTGGAACGTAAGATTGAGAAGCACGACGAAGATATTAGCTCTATCTTCGAGGCGATAAGGCAGCTTATGGCCCCTCCTCCAGAATCTCCGAAGCGCAGGATAGGCTTCCATAATAAATGA
- a CDS encoding cyclophilin-like fold protein gives MKIVFKTSTVTIEGTLNNSQTAKNIHEKLPIAAKASRWGDEIYFEIPVKCPPEDATMDVEVGDIAYWPEGACLCIFFGRTPASTNDKPRPASEVNIVGKVSGDLSVLKSVRPGEKIKVE, from the coding sequence ATGAAGATCGTTTTTAAGACTTCTACAGTTACTATAGAAGGCACGCTTAATAACTCCCAGACCGCGAAGAATATCCATGAGAAACTGCCCATCGCGGCTAAAGCGAGTAGATGGGGAGATGAGATATATTTCGAGATACCGGTCAAATGTCCTCCGGAAGACGCTACTATGGATGTGGAAGTAGGCGATATCGCGTATTGGCCGGAAGGCGCCTGCCTATGCATATTCTTCGGCAGGACTCCCGCGAGCACCAATGACAAGCCGCGCCCCGCGTCAGAAGTGAATATAGTCGGTAAAGTCTCGGGCGACCTCTCTGTCCTGAAATCCGTCAGGCCCGGCGAAAAAATAAAAGTTGAGTGA
- a CDS encoding HEPN domain-containing protein → MQFDDLLKKGQIVKENTTKEKIAEFLEFAENELSAAKFNLQKFPLTAYKSAYDALMHAGNALIRFYGYRPTEKFTHATITECVDRILGAECGDLARGFKRMRKKRHPLQYDALFSESHKEVQDSVTRAEELIKKIEEHTKIKPRQRLF, encoded by the coding sequence ATGCAATTTGATGACCTGCTTAAAAAGGGCCAGATAGTAAAGGAGAATACCACTAAAGAGAAGATAGCCGAATTTTTGGAATTTGCGGAAAACGAACTATCCGCAGCAAAATTCAATTTACAAAAATTTCCCCTGACCGCATATAAATCGGCATATGATGCTTTGATGCATGCCGGTAATGCGCTTATAAGATTTTATGGTTATCGGCCTACCGAAAAGTTTACACATGCCACTATAACAGAATGCGTGGATAGAATTCTCGGGGCAGAATGCGGCGATCTGGCCAGAGGATTCAAAAGGATGCGTAAAAAACGGCACCCCCTGCAGTATGATGCGCTATTTTCCGAATCTCATAAGGAAGTGCAGGATAGTGTTACAAGGGCTGAAGAATTGATTAAAAAAATAGAAGAGCATACAAAGATAAAGCCACGGCAAAGATTATTTTAG
- a CDS encoding nucleotidyltransferase domain-containing protein — protein sequence MASILAEDPGNVSKELAKLEEEGVFTAEAKGNQKHFYLNKQYPLYNELKSILFKTVGVEGQLKNIIRKIKGVQLSFVYGSYAANKENASSDVDLLIVGNPNEDELLERIESAEQSLGREVNYNIYPTAEFKEKRKRRDNFITNILKRPKIMLKGDLNAI from the coding sequence TTGGCATCGATTCTTGCGGAGGATCCTGGAAATGTCTCAAAAGAGCTTGCCAAGTTGGAGGAGGAAGGGGTCTTTACCGCTGAGGCAAAGGGAAATCAAAAACACTTTTATCTGAATAAACAATATCCCTTATATAATGAGCTGAAATCCATTTTGTTTAAAACGGTGGGAGTAGAAGGCCAATTGAAGAATATAATAAGAAAAATAAAAGGGGTTCAGCTGTCGTTTGTCTATGGTTCTTATGCGGCTAATAAAGAAAATGCTTCAAGCGATGTAGACCTTTTAATAGTCGGAAATCCAAACGAAGACGAGTTGCTCGAGAGAATAGAATCTGCCGAGCAATCGCTGGGAAGAGAGGTAAATTATAATATCTATCCTACGGCGGAGTTCAAGGAGAAGAGAAAGAGGAGAGATAATTTCATCACGAACATTCTTAAAAGACCGAAAATAATGCTGAAAGGAGATCTCAATGCAATTTGA
- a CDS encoding ORF6N domain-containing protein: MKKLIPQEVIENKIYLIRGHKVMLDKDLASLYGVETKNLNLQVRRNSKRFPRDFMFQVTKEENLRLQIATSSYGGRRYLPYVFTEQGVAMLSSVLNSERAIEVNITIMRAFVRLREILLAHKDLAAKIAALELKYKNHDMKFSEYDKHITAIFEAIKRLMAPSPEPPKRRIGFRPAR; this comes from the coding sequence ATGAAAAAATTAATACCCCAGGAGGTTATTGAGAATAAGATCTATCTCATTAGGGGGCATAAGGTAATGCTAGATAAGGACTTAGCAAGCCTTTATGGTGTAGAAACAAAAAACCTCAATTTACAGGTTAGAAGGAACAGTAAACGTTTTCCCAGAGATTTCATGTTTCAAGTGACTAAGGAAGAAAACTTGAGGTTGCAAATTGCAACCTCAAGTTATGGCGGTCGTAGGTATTTGCCCTATGTTTTTACCGAACAGGGAGTAGCGATGCTATCGAGCGTACTCAATAGCGAACGTGCTATTGAGGTCAATATAACTATAATGCGGGCGTTCGTGCGGTTAAGAGAGATCCTGCTAGCGCATAAAGACCTCGCCGCTAAAATCGCTGCTCTTGAGCTCAAATATAAGAATCATGATATGAAGTTTTCGGAATACGATAAGCACATAACGGCGATTTTTGAAGCAATTAAAAGGCTCATGGCGCCGTCTCCCGAGCCTCCGAAACGCAGGATAGGATTCCGTCCTGCGAGGTGA